CGGCGAGCTTGCCGCCGCTGGAGACGTTGACGCGGACCACGTCCTGCTCGTGGGCGGCGGCGACCGTCGTGACGACCGCGAGCACGTCGTAGAGGTCCGAGAGGTTCGTCTCGCGGAAGCGGATGGTCCGGCCGTCGTCCTCGAGTTCCTCGACGAGCGCCTCCTGGTAGGGAGTCAGCGGGGTGTGTTCCCCGTCGGCGGCGAGGAGGTAGACGGTGTCCGCGTCGTGTTTGCGAAGGGGGCGGAGGATCCGGTCGTGCTCGTATCCGAGCGGCACGACGTGGACTTCGTCGATGGTTCGCATATCCGACAGCGCGGCCGCTCCCGACGAGAACGTTTCGGTGGCAGGCCCGACCGCCGAGTACGCGACTCGGTCCCACACCGCCCGAAGGACCTTGGGACCGCCGACGGTAGTCCCGTCCCATGACGAGCGGTGGACGGAGGGGAACAGGGGCGGACTGGTCGCCGACCCACGAGGTGGTGTGTCCGGGCGACTCCGCCGACGCGGTCGCGGCAGACACGCGTCTGGTCGCCGTCGCCTGCGGGTTCGGCGACGAGGCGCGCCTGACGATGGCGACCGACGACGTGAGCGACCGGAGCCCCCGCACCCAGCGAGTGCTCGACGCGGACCTCGACCGACTCCCCGACGACGCGACCGACGGTACGGACCCCACCTGGCGGGCGCCGCTCCCGGAGGCCACCGACGCGCTGGTGAGCGCGCTGACTGTCGACGAGTCCGGGGCGGACGGCCCACTCGGCGACGCGCGGTGGCGGGTCTGGGACGTGTCGTCGGTCGAGGTCCGCCGCGACGGCCGTCGGATCTACCGGTCGATCCCCCACCACGAGCGGTTCGAACTCGCCGCGACCGGCGCTCCCGGACTGGTCGACGCCGCGTGCGAGCGACTAGACGACTTGCCCTGTGCCGTCGTCCCGACCGGTCCGGTCGCCACCTGGGGCGACGGCGGGGAACTGACACACCGGGGGCTCCGGTTCGAGGGCGGGGCGGGCGCGTCGCTGGCGCACGTCCGCCGAGTCGCAGTCGATCGCGACCGCCGAGCGATCGTCGTCGACTGGATGCCGACGAGCGAGCGCGTCGGCCGGGACCGCTCTCGCGCGATCCGCGCGCTGTTGCGAGCGTTCGTGTGGAGCGTCGAGCGGTTCGGTGGGTCGGACTCGCCACCCCGTCGACTCTCGTTCGCGGACGAGGCGAGCTTCCGGGAGGCGGTCGACGGGTTCGAGACGGTTCGCGACCGCGCGGGATACGACTTCGAAACCGTCGTGGTGTGAGAGATGGCGTCACACTTTACACCCGGACCCGCCTGAGTGGAGACATGGTGAACCTCAGGGACCCCGAGTCGCTCCGCGAGGAGCCGGGCGTCGACTTCCGCGAGCAGGAACAGGTCGTCGACGCCGAGCAGTTCGAGACGGCCGTGGAGGGCGCCGAGAATCAGAGCGGGCTGGTCGTCGTCGCGGTCACGGACGAACAGGACCGGCTCCTGCTGGCAGACTCCGAGTGGGTCGACGGCTGGACGCTCCCGAACGGGCCGGTCGGCGCCGACGAGGACTGGGCGGTCGCCGCCGACCGCTGGGCTGAAGACGAACTGAGCTTCCCCGTCCAGATCGAACGGCCCGAGCTGGCGATCCGTACCGAGACGCGGGCCGAGGGCGGCGAGGAGAGCGTCGTCGGCTACACGGTCGCGTTCACCGCGTCGCTGATCCCCGCGATGGGCGGCCCCGGGGGGATGGGGCCCGGCAGCCCGCCGCCGGGCGTCGGCCCCGACGGGGAAGGCGCCCAAGAAGGCGAGGGGCCACCTGCGGGCGGCGGACCGCCCGGCGGCGGCGGTGGCCCGCCCGGCGGACCCGGCGCCGGTCCCATCGCGTCGAACCCCAACCTTGACTGGTTCGACGGCGTCCCCGACGAGGTGGCGCCGGGCCACGACGCGCTCGTGCAGTACTTCCTGGGCTGAAAAGCGATCTGTGGTTTTCCGACCCGTCTCACCGCGTCGCACATCGATAGTCTTGGATCTTCGAGTTCGACTTCGGCTACGCTTCGTCGAACGAGTCGAAGCGAAGACTCGCCAGTTCGGTCGGCTTAAGCAGCCGGATCGAACAGCGTCTCGCCTTCGACCATGTGGTCTTCGACGGTGTCGAGGTCGAGCGTGACGCCGAGGCCCTTGTCCTCGGGCACTTTCATGTAGCCGTCCTCGATGAGACCGTCCTCCTGGACGAGGTCTTCCCACCAGTCGAGTTCGTAGGAGTGGTACTCGACGGCCAGGGAGTTCGGGACGCTGGCGCCGACGTGGGCGCTGGCGACCGTGCCGACCGGCGAGGAGACGTTGTGCATCGCGACGGGGACGTAGTACTGGTTGGCTACGTCGGCGATCTTGCGGGTCTCGCGCATGCCGCCGATCTTCGGCATGTCCGGCGCCACGATGTCGACGGCCTGGTCCTCGATGAGCCGGCGGTGCTCGGTGACGCGGTAGCGGTTCTCCCCGACCGTGATGGGCGTCGTCGTCGAATCGGTGACCTTCTGCTGGACCTCCAGGTTCTCCGGCGGGACGGGGTCTTCGAGCCACCAGACGTCGTAGTCGTCGATGGCCTCGGCCAGCCGCTCGGCGGAGTTGCCCGAGAACGTCCAGTGGCAGTCGAAGGCCACGTCAGCCCGGTCTTTGACGCGCTCGGTCACCTTCTCGACGATCTCGGCCTTGTGGCGGATCTCGCCCGGGCGGAGGTGGCGGTTGGCGCGGTCTTTCTCGTGACCGGAAGGCACGTCCAGGTCGAACTTCAGGGCGTCGTAGCCGAGTTCCTCGACGACACGCTCGGCCTCGTCGGCGCAGGCGTCGGGGTCGGCCTCCTCCTCGGTGTGGCAGTCGCAGTAGACGCGCATACGGTCGCGGTACTTGCCGCCGAGTAGCTGGTAGGCCGGCACCTCGATGATCTTGCCGGCCAGGTCGTGCAGCGCGACCTCGATCCCCGAGATGGCCGAAACGGTGACGCCCTCGACCGACCCCTCGCCGGACATCTTCTGGATCAGGTGTTCGTACAGGCGGTCGATGTCCAGCGGGTTTTCGCCGATGAGGAACGGCGCCATCCGCTCGATCAGCTCGGGGATGCCGGCGCCCCAGTAGGCCTCACCGGTGCCGACGAGTCCCGCGTCCGTGTAGACCCGAACGAGCGTCCACGGGAAGTTCCCGTCGACCATCGTGGTCTGTACGTCCGTGATCTCGACGTCTCGGCCGCCGCCGCGCTTCGCGTCGGCACCCATCGTCTCCGCCGACAGTTCCCGCATCGTGTACTCCGCGTTCGGGTCGTGGAGGTCTCTGTAGTCTCGTCCCATGCCCCCGGCTACTTGTGGACCCTACTAAAGTGTGGAGGAAACGCCGCCGAAGCGTTCGGCTCTCCGGAACGTTTGGAGTGTCGGGTCGTACTCGCTGAACGGTCTGTCCGTCGACTCGCTTCTCCAGGTCGAGTACGTCGCGACGCGTGCCTGAGGGGAGAACGCGAGGGTCGCCGTGTCAGCCGCTCGACCCGGTGTCACCGGCGTCCTCGATCCGGGTTTCGAGGTCGTCGAGGCGGGCGCGCAGTCGCTGGTACTCCTCGCTGCTCTCGAGTTCGGCCGGGTTCTTCTCGACGCGCAGCGTGGCGACTTTCGCCGAGAGGGCGTGGTACTCCCGGACGACGGCCCGCTTGTCGAGTCGATTGACGGCCTCGGCGACCACGGACTGCAGTTGCGCGCCCTCGACCGGCTTGAGCAGGTAGTCGTCGAAGCCCATGTCGACGATGTCGAACCCGGGGTCGACGGCGGTGACCATCACCACGCCGCAGTCGATGTCTCTGCCCCTGATCCGTTCGAGAACCTCCCGTCCCGAGAGACCGTGCATCCGCCGGTCCAGCAACACCACATCCACGTCTTCGGTCACCTGTTCGAGCGCCGACTCTCCGTCGTACGCGGTCGACACGTCGTAGGACTCGCTGAGTTGACTCGCGTACACGTCCGCGACCGCCTCGTCGTCGTCGACGACCAACACGGTCGCTACCCCCCCTTGGACCATGTATCGCAGTTGGCGGGTACCCGATTTAGGGTTTTATAATAGAATCTGATACGTTCCGCCGTCAGCCGCCCCACTCCTCGCGGTGGGCGTCGCTACAGAAGTGTGTCGTCTCCACCTGGCCGTCGTCGACGCGCGTGACGACCCTGTGGTCGGGGTCCTGTACCAGCGCTGCACCGCAGACGGCGCACGTCGGCGCCTCCTCCTCGGATACGTCTTCGTTGAGATCGGACGTGGGATCCACCATCGTGTCCGAGTGGTGTGTACGGACCCACTTAACCGCATACATCGACGCCGGCCAGAGCCGGAGAGACGACCGCCCGGGACGACCGCCGCGACCGGCGTTCAGGAGCCTCAGCGGTCGCGAGTCACGGACTCGCCGGGCGCACTGGTCGCGCCGGCGGAGAGTTTCACGCCGGGGTCGAGACTCGTGTTGATGCCGGTTTTGACGCCGTCGCCGGCGACGACGCCGAACTTCCGGCGACCGGTAGAGACGCGGTCACCTTTGACCGTGAAGCGCACGTCGCCGCCGTCGTGACGGAGGTTCGCCACCTTCGTCCCCGCGCCGAGGTTCACGTCCCGACCGAGCACGCTGTCGCCGACGTAGTTGTGGTGCGGGACGTGCGTGCCGGCCATGACCACGCTGTTTTTGACCTCGACGGCGTTGCCGACGTAGGTGTCTTCCGCCAGCAGCGTCGCGCCGCGGACGTAGGCGTTCGGCCCGACCTCGGCGCCCTCGCGGATCAGCGCCGGTCCCTCGACGACGACGCCGGCGTCGACGGTCGCCCCGGCCTCGACGACCACGTCGCCGCGCAGCTCCGCCGACTCGTGGACGTCCCCCCGCACGTCCCGGTCGAGCTCGGCGATCTTCCACTCGTTGGCCTCCAGCAGTTCCCAGGGGCGGCCACAGCCCAGCCAGCGCTCGACCTCCACCGTTCGGACCGACCGCTCGGCGATCACCTTCGAGAGCACGTCCGTGATCTCGTGTTCGCCGCGCTCGCTCTTCGGCACGTCGAGCCACTCGCGGGCCTCGGCGGGGAAGCGGTAGGCGCCGACGTTGACCAGATCCGTCGGCGGGTCGCTCGGTTTCTCGACAATACCGGTGACGACCCCGTCGGTCACCTCGAAGACGCCGTAGCTGGTCGGGTCGTCGACGCGATAGGTGCCGACCGCCGGCCCGTCGGCCGAGAGGAGCGCCTCGACGCTCGCGCGGTCGTAGAGGTCGTCGCCGTTGAGCACCGCGAACGGGCCCTCGAGGTACTCGCTCGCGCAGTCGACGGCGTGTGCGGTCCCGAGTTGCTCCGCCTGAACGGCGTATTCGACGGGTGTCCCGCGGTACTCCTCGCCGAAGTACTCCCTGACCGCGTCGGCCTCGTAGCCCACGACGAGGATCAGCT
This DNA window, taken from Halosimplex litoreum, encodes the following:
- a CDS encoding NUDIX hydrolase; protein product: MVNLRDPESLREEPGVDFREQEQVVDAEQFETAVEGAENQSGLVVVAVTDEQDRLLLADSEWVDGWTLPNGPVGADEDWAVAADRWAEDELSFPVQIERPELAIRTETRAEGGEESVVGYTVAFTASLIPAMGGPGGMGPGSPPPGVGPDGEGAQEGEGPPAGGGPPGGGGGPPGGPGAGPIASNPNLDWFDGVPDEVAPGHDALVQYFLG
- a CDS encoding mandelate racemase/muconate lactonizing enzyme family protein, translating into MGRDYRDLHDPNAEYTMRELSAETMGADAKRGGGRDVEITDVQTTMVDGNFPWTLVRVYTDAGLVGTGEAYWGAGIPELIERMAPFLIGENPLDIDRLYEHLIQKMSGEGSVEGVTVSAISGIEVALHDLAGKIIEVPAYQLLGGKYRDRMRVYCDCHTEEEADPDACADEAERVVEELGYDALKFDLDVPSGHEKDRANRHLRPGEIRHKAEIVEKVTERVKDRADVAFDCHWTFSGNSAERLAEAIDDYDVWWLEDPVPPENLEVQQKVTDSTTTPITVGENRYRVTEHRRLIEDQAVDIVAPDMPKIGGMRETRKIADVANQYYVPVAMHNVSSPVGTVASAHVGASVPNSLAVEYHSYELDWWEDLVQEDGLIEDGYMKVPEDKGLGVTLDLDTVEDHMVEGETLFDPAA
- a CDS encoding response regulator transcription factor translates to MVQGGVATVLVVDDDEAVADVYASQLSESYDVSTAYDGESALEQVTEDVDVVLLDRRMHGLSGREVLERIRGRDIDCGVVMVTAVDPGFDIVDMGFDDYLLKPVEGAQLQSVVAEAVNRLDKRAVVREYHALSAKVATLRVEKNPAELESSEEYQRLRARLDDLETRIEDAGDTGSSG
- a CDS encoding DUF7576 family protein yields the protein MVDPTSDLNEDVSEEEAPTCAVCGAALVQDPDHRVVTRVDDGQVETTHFCSDAHREEWGG
- the glmU gene encoding bifunctional sugar-1-phosphate nucleotidylyltransferase/acetyltransferase, whose amino-acid sequence is MQVVLLTAGEGTRMRPLTESLPKPMLPVADRPLVAHGADAAIDAGASELILVVGYEADAVREYFGEEYRGTPVEYAVQAEQLGTAHAVDCASEYLEGPFAVLNGDDLYDRASVEALLSADGPAVGTYRVDDPTSYGVFEVTDGVVTGIVEKPSDPPTDLVNVGAYRFPAEAREWLDVPKSERGEHEITDVLSKVIAERSVRTVEVERWLGCGRPWELLEANEWKIAELDRDVRGDVHESAELRGDVVVEAGATVDAGVVVEGPALIREGAEVGPNAYVRGATLLAEDTYVGNAVEVKNSVVMAGTHVPHHNYVGDSVLGRDVNLGAGTKVANLRHDGGDVRFTVKGDRVSTGRRKFGVVAGDGVKTGINTSLDPGVKLSAGATSAPGESVTRDR